One region of Bradysia coprophila strain Holo2 unplaced genomic scaffold, BU_Bcop_v1 contig_154, whole genome shotgun sequence genomic DNA includes:
- the LOC119075051 gene encoding telomere length and silencing protein 1 homolog, translating into MSNDSESSDVKISFIPKKRKNLRQRNISDDEEDATDNAQETMSKLVETKERQKLRNKPNGVNIIGLALGKKITIEQELTNRDPFNTKSGGMINMHALKKGIKPVEDAYDVGIGTQFSAETNKRDEDEEMMKYIEEQLSKRKGIKSNTSSDDVMENSHKYLTPEEAALLSLPDHLRLSSTQKSEEMLSNQMLNGIPEVDLGIEAKIKNIEATEAAKEKLLMEQKNKKDGPSQFVPTNIAVNFVQHNRFNIEEAELRKRKQNVLQEREDAQQSKEKGVKKATDDYHYDKFKKQFRRY; encoded by the exons atgTCAAACGACAGTGAATCGTCCGATGTAAAAATCTCTTTCATTCCAAAAAAACGCAAGAATCTTCGTCAGAGAAACATAAGTGATGATGAGGAAGATGCGACTGACAATGCACAGGAAACTAT GTCGAAATTGGTTGAAACTAAGGAACGCCAGAAACTCCGGAACAAACCGAATGGAGTGAATATCATCGGATTGGCTCTTGGAAAGAAAATCACCATCGAACAGGAGCTGACAAAC AGGGATCCATTCAACACCAAATCCGGAGGAATGATCAACATGCATGCATTGAAAAAGGGTATCAAACCAGTGGAAGATGCATACGACGTGGGTATTGGTACACAGTTCTCTGCTGAAACAAATAAACGGGACGAAGACGAAGAAATGATGAAGTATATTGAAGAGCAGCTGAGCAAACGAAAGGGCATCAAGAGCAACACAAGCTCAGACGATGTTATGgaaaattcacacaaatatCTGACCCCTGAAGAAGCTGCACTACTTTCTCTACCGGATCATCTTCGATTAAGTTCGACCCAAAA ATCTGAAGAAATGTTATCGAATCAGATGCTTAACGGAATACCGGAGGTCGATTTGGGTATCGAagcgaaaatcaaaaatattgaagcaACTGAAGCAGCGaaggaaaaacttttaatggagcaaaagaataaaaaagaTGGTCCGTCACAGTTTGTCCCTACTAACATCGCTGTAAATTTTGTGCAACACAATCGAT TTAACATCGAAGAGGCTGAACTGAGGAAACGCAAACAGAATGTGTTGCAGGAGAGGGAAGACGCTCAGCAAAGTAAAGAGAAAGGAGTTAAGAAGGCCACGGACGACTACCACTACGACAAGTTTAAAAAACAGTTCCGACGTTACTAA
- the LOC119075048 gene encoding uncharacterized protein LOC119075048 isoform X2: MNDSNFHIVKNNGQLEIVKLEPVKKKPKPKLNLGVDRLCPTEDRKCNGDISGTSIVQDTPAIGKCSPELHSNAFPKYVSTKLTDFEEVTPKKAALKTYSRVRKRVNKSNHICLNGLTPKEAILAIHNSTVGVPHNSTDDVPYNSTVDVQDVKPDQITLKKEAEVEETTVDVPDVKPVQIPPEKVEECHDPIAIKSEPDLDIVDEEPEAVKESMDNSKQSLVYMEENVVSENKSIKAVRKVKKLSVSRADVDTNVINLSTIPNLLQLSKRTVKCNVCGMIFPKSANQVRTLGRHFLKHKTSVVTVVTKFTDFTIYGQYKGPVILNNSAVKTYASPGDKSKNESSPTETPYSSGGMRRRKLNDIEPVPHDILHRLRSCQSKKKDRKSHVLIGSTLIKPITQSTSVSPVNRGPECSPESKESHGMDALDADDDVEILEEKPELIVIDDNDDEVLDTPNEDVEKSI, translated from the exons ATGAATGATTCGAACTTTCATATTGTAAAAAACAATGGGCAATTGGAAATTGTAAAACTGGAGCCAGTTAAGAAAAAACCCAAaccgaaattgaatttaggCGTTGATAGGCTGTGTCCGACAGAG GATCGTAAATGTAATGGAGATATTTCAGGAACTAGTATCGTACAAGATACACCTGCAATTGGCAAATGTAGTCCAGAATTGCATTCGAATGCCTTCCCAAAATATGTTTCAACTAAACTAACTGATTTCGAAGAAGTGACACCAAAAAAGGCTGCCTTGAAAACCTACTCACGGGTTCGGAAGAGA GTCAATAAGTCGAATCATATTTGTCTAAACGGTCTAACACCAAAGGAAGCAATTCTTGCTATACACAATTCGACAGTCGGTGTACCACACAACTCAACAGATGATGTACCATACAACTCAACTGTCGATGTACAAGACGTTAAACCTGATCAAATTACTCTCAAGAAAGAAGCTGAAGTAGAAGAAACAACAGTCGATGTACCAGACGTTAAACC AGTACAAATTCCTCCCGAGAAAGTCGAGGAGTGTCATGATCCAATAGCGATAAAATCTGAACCTGATCTGGATATCGTAGATGAG GAACCTGAAGCAGTTAAAGAGAGCATGGACAATTCAAAGCAGAGTTTGGTATATATGGAAGAAAATGTG GTTAGTGAAAACAAATCAATCAAAGCCGTTCGAAAAGTTAAAAAACTGTCTGTCTCACGTGCTGATGTAGACACTAATGTGATCAATCTATCAACTATTCCGAACCTGCTACAATTATCAAAGAGAACCGTAAAATGTAATGTGTGCGGCATGATTTTCCCGAAGAGTGCCAATCAAGTGAGAACGTTGGGCAGACATTTCTTGAAACATAAAACTAGTGTGGTAACTGTCGTGACAAAATTCACCGATTTCACGATTTATGGCCAATACAAGGGACCCGTCATCCTGAACAATTCCGCAGTGAAAACGTATGCTTCACCTGGagataaatcaaaaaatgaaagttcgcCAACGGAAACCCCTTACTCGTCTGGAGGTATGAgacgaagaaaattgaatgacaTCGAACCTGTACCGCATGATATACTGCATCGGTTGCGTTCCTGTCAATCTAAAAAAAAGGATAGGAAATCACATGTACTAATTGGGAGTACGCTCATAAAACCGATTACACAGTCGACTTCAGTATCACCTGTTAATAGAGGACCA GAGTGTTCGCCTGAATCAAAAGAATCACATGGTATGGATGCATTAGATGCAGACGATGATGTCGAAATACTTGAAGAGAAACCAGAACTGATCGTGATAGACGATAATGATGACGAAGTGCTAGACACACCAAATGAAGATgtagaaaaatcaatttaa
- the LOC119075048 gene encoding uncharacterized protein LOC119075048 isoform X1, protein MNDSNFHIVKNNGQLEIVKLEPVKKKPKPKLNLGVDRLCPTEDRKCNGDISGTSIVQDTPAIGKCSPELHSNAFPKYVSTKLTDFEEVTPKKAALKTYSRVRKRVNKSNHICLNGLTPKEAILAIHNSTVGVPHNSTDDVPYNSTVDVQDVKPDQITLKKEAEVEETTVDVPDVKPVLFSPEEYEEIHAVKATTVDVLVQIPPEKVEECHDPIAIKSEPDLDIVDEEPEAVKESMDNSKQSLVYMEENVVSENKSIKAVRKVKKLSVSRADVDTNVINLSTIPNLLQLSKRTVKCNVCGMIFPKSANQVRTLGRHFLKHKTSVVTVVTKFTDFTIYGQYKGPVILNNSAVKTYASPGDKSKNESSPTETPYSSGGMRRRKLNDIEPVPHDILHRLRSCQSKKKDRKSHVLIGSTLIKPITQSTSVSPVNRGPECSPESKESHGMDALDADDDVEILEEKPELIVIDDNDDEVLDTPNEDVEKSI, encoded by the exons ATGAATGATTCGAACTTTCATATTGTAAAAAACAATGGGCAATTGGAAATTGTAAAACTGGAGCCAGTTAAGAAAAAACCCAAaccgaaattgaatttaggCGTTGATAGGCTGTGTCCGACAGAG GATCGTAAATGTAATGGAGATATTTCAGGAACTAGTATCGTACAAGATACACCTGCAATTGGCAAATGTAGTCCAGAATTGCATTCGAATGCCTTCCCAAAATATGTTTCAACTAAACTAACTGATTTCGAAGAAGTGACACCAAAAAAGGCTGCCTTGAAAACCTACTCACGGGTTCGGAAGAGA GTCAATAAGTCGAATCATATTTGTCTAAACGGTCTAACACCAAAGGAAGCAATTCTTGCTATACACAATTCGACAGTCGGTGTACCACACAACTCAACAGATGATGTACCATACAACTCAACTGTCGATGTACAAGACGTTAAACCTGATCAAATTACTCTCAAGAAAGAAGCTGAAGTAGAAGAAACAACAGTCGATGTACCAGACGTTAAACCAGTCCTATTTTCTCCGGAGGAATACGAGGAGATCCATGCTGTAAAAGCTACAACAGTCGATGTATTAGTACAAATTCCTCCCGAGAAAGTCGAGGAGTGTCATGATCCAATAGCGATAAAATCTGAACCTGATCTGGATATCGTAGATGAG GAACCTGAAGCAGTTAAAGAGAGCATGGACAATTCAAAGCAGAGTTTGGTATATATGGAAGAAAATGTG GTTAGTGAAAACAAATCAATCAAAGCCGTTCGAAAAGTTAAAAAACTGTCTGTCTCACGTGCTGATGTAGACACTAATGTGATCAATCTATCAACTATTCCGAACCTGCTACAATTATCAAAGAGAACCGTAAAATGTAATGTGTGCGGCATGATTTTCCCGAAGAGTGCCAATCAAGTGAGAACGTTGGGCAGACATTTCTTGAAACATAAAACTAGTGTGGTAACTGTCGTGACAAAATTCACCGATTTCACGATTTATGGCCAATACAAGGGACCCGTCATCCTGAACAATTCCGCAGTGAAAACGTATGCTTCACCTGGagataaatcaaaaaatgaaagttcgcCAACGGAAACCCCTTACTCGTCTGGAGGTATGAgacgaagaaaattgaatgacaTCGAACCTGTACCGCATGATATACTGCATCGGTTGCGTTCCTGTCAATCTAAAAAAAAGGATAGGAAATCACATGTACTAATTGGGAGTACGCTCATAAAACCGATTACACAGTCGACTTCAGTATCACCTGTTAATAGAGGACCA GAGTGTTCGCCTGAATCAAAAGAATCACATGGTATGGATGCATTAGATGCAGACGATGATGTCGAAATACTTGAAGAGAAACCAGAACTGATCGTGATAGACGATAATGATGACGAAGTGCTAGACACACCAAATGAAGATgtagaaaaatcaatttaa